One segment of Nostoc piscinale CENA21 DNA contains the following:
- a CDS encoding cation:proton antiporter produces MQNLPLMVIHLLSVAQTTSNGLIKPLGHHELLLVLLELSLLLLVARGLGELMRRINQPPVVGELLAGVLLGPSLFGWLLPNLQAQIFPHSQVQSDLLSVISWLGVLFLLIVTGLETDLKLIIRKGKTALLISLGGIVVPFITGFGLGWLLPETFLAEPSKRLVFSLFIATAMSISAVPVIAKVLMDLNLIRRDIGQVTLAAGMTDDTIGWILLSVVSGLASSGQFNFSTVFHSVSAAILFLAIAFTIGRTVVDQILRWADDYIGGMTTSLSIVVILALAAAALTHALGLEAALGAFVMGILAGQSRRFSSQAGHTLEVITAGFLAPIFFATAGLKVNLLTLFVPQTLIFGLVVLAVACIGKFIGAYMGSRVGGLSHWEALAMGSGMNARGAMEIVVATIGLSLGVLNPQMYSIIVMVAIVTSLMAPPLLRWSLSKVVIGEEEAQRLEQEEQASRSFIKQIHRILIPTSGGSNIQLAAQLVGYIAHQNPIEVTALYVQSDKPLQKTSRQLTKAKNFTDKQALAAVEAEMQLPAGITLQTKTLAGRSKAEVILTEAQKNYDLIVLGASERLPSKEALFNLLVDRVVQEAPCPTMVVKSHLPLPQGDSCTIAQQQLKHILVPTIGTESSKYAVEVASTIAAQTGALVTIVNVINVPQVEYIVYEQRSFDTAREISHDLLEQQAAIGRSLGADVKINILHGNPEREILTFAQIHAVDLIVLASNIRMVTGRAFFGHRVDAILSKAQCPVATITIP; encoded by the coding sequence ATGCAAAACTTACCCTTGATGGTCATACATCTGCTATCTGTAGCGCAAACCACAAGTAATGGTTTAATTAAACCACTTGGTCATCATGAGCTACTGTTAGTGCTGCTAGAGTTGTCATTATTGCTGCTAGTAGCACGAGGTTTGGGTGAGTTGATGCGCCGAATTAACCAACCGCCCGTTGTAGGGGAACTATTAGCAGGCGTGCTACTTGGCCCTTCATTATTCGGTTGGCTACTGCCAAACTTACAGGCACAGATTTTTCCCCATAGCCAGGTACAGTCTGATTTACTCTCAGTCATTTCTTGGCTTGGGGTATTATTTTTACTAATTGTGACCGGGCTGGAAACAGATTTAAAGCTAATTATTCGCAAAGGTAAAACAGCACTGTTAATTTCGCTAGGCGGAATAGTAGTTCCATTTATTACAGGATTTGGACTAGGGTGGTTATTACCAGAGACGTTTTTAGCCGAGCCGAGCAAGCGATTAGTATTTAGCTTATTTATTGCTACAGCCATGAGTATTTCAGCAGTGCCAGTCATTGCTAAGGTACTAATGGACTTGAATCTGATTCGTCGTGATATCGGTCAAGTTACCCTAGCCGCAGGAATGACTGATGACACTATTGGTTGGATTTTGCTGTCAGTAGTTTCCGGTCTAGCCAGTAGCGGACAGTTCAACTTCAGTACAGTTTTTCACTCAGTCAGTGCGGCTATATTATTTTTAGCGATCGCATTCACGATTGGGCGTACTGTAGTAGACCAGATTTTGCGATGGGCAGATGATTACATTGGTGGCATGACCACAAGTTTATCAATTGTGGTCATTTTAGCACTGGCAGCCGCAGCCCTTACCCATGCTTTGGGTTTAGAAGCGGCATTAGGTGCTTTTGTCATGGGCATTTTAGCTGGACAATCGAGACGTTTTAGTAGTCAAGCCGGACATACTTTAGAAGTAATCACCGCAGGTTTTCTCGCACCGATTTTCTTTGCCACGGCGGGGTTGAAAGTTAATTTACTGACTTTGTTTGTTCCCCAAACTTTGATATTTGGCTTAGTTGTTCTAGCTGTTGCTTGTATTGGAAAATTTATCGGTGCATATATGGGTTCGCGTGTCGGGGGTTTAAGCCATTGGGAAGCATTAGCGATGGGTTCCGGGATGAATGCGCGTGGTGCAATGGAAATTGTCGTTGCCACTATCGGTTTATCTTTGGGCGTTCTCAATCCCCAGATGTATTCAATCATCGTTATGGTAGCGATTGTCACTTCCCTGATGGCTCCTCCCTTGTTACGTTGGTCATTATCAAAAGTAGTTATCGGTGAAGAAGAAGCTCAACGCTTAGAGCAAGAAGAACAAGCCAGCCGTAGTTTTATCAAACAGATTCATCGTATCCTCATACCTACCAGTGGCGGCAGTAATATTCAACTAGCCGCCCAGTTAGTTGGATATATTGCACATCAAAATCCCATAGAAGTCACAGCTTTATACGTTCAAAGTGACAAGCCATTACAAAAAACAAGTCGCCAGTTGACAAAAGCAAAGAATTTTACAGATAAACAAGCTCTTGCGGCTGTAGAAGCGGAAATGCAACTACCTGCTGGGATTACTTTACAAACTAAAACACTAGCAGGACGTAGTAAAGCTGAGGTAATTCTTACCGAAGCCCAGAAAAACTATGACTTAATTGTATTGGGAGCATCAGAACGTCTTCCTTCCAAAGAAGCCTTATTCAATTTATTAGTTGACCGAGTAGTGCAAGAAGCTCCTTGCCCAACAATGGTAGTTAAATCGCATCTACCTCTGCCACAAGGTGATAGTTGCACGATTGCTCAACAACAGCTAAAACATATTCTTGTCCCAACAATCGGTACAGAATCTAGCAAATATGCCGTAGAAGTGGCAAGTACGATTGCAGCACAAACAGGGGCATTAGTTACTATTGTCAACGTGATTAATGTGCCACAAGTAGAGTACATAGTTTACGAACAGCGATCTTTTGACACAGCCAGGGAAATTTCTCATGATTTATTAGAACA